From Deltaproteobacteria bacterium, the proteins below share one genomic window:
- a CDS encoding 2-phosphosulfolactate phosphatase, with protein sequence MRIDLSFSYVEHFSNNGDVYIVIDTLRASSTIVVLLEKGIEEVKVLPSLPLDEEREKLKQGYILIGEYENKDIPGFDFSNSPSLLSTCTFKKKKAALFTTNGTRAINACPQGGKTTIACFLNLSSMVNYVSSMNPNHCVIVLSGLKGKVSLEDALCGGAVVERLADRVPSVDFDDGARIAFGFWKLMDKDAKKIALSTHARELMKLGMEKDVEFCSRKDCSKAVGVVYQGIVKPV encoded by the coding sequence ATGCGTATAGATTTGAGTTTCAGCTATGTAGAACATTTCTCCAATAATGGAGATGTGTATATAGTAATTGATACTTTAAGGGCAAGCAGCACGATTGTTGTTCTGTTAGAAAAGGGAATAGAAGAAGTAAAGGTTTTGCCGTCTTTACCTTTGGATGAGGAGAGAGAGAAATTAAAACAGGGTTATATCTTGATCGGCGAGTATGAAAATAAGGATATACCGGGTTTTGATTTTTCCAATAGTCCTTCTTTATTGAGCACCTGTACATTCAAGAAGAAAAAGGCAGCTTTGTTTACTACAAACGGGACGCGGGCAATCAATGCCTGCCCTCAGGGGGGCAAAACGACTATAGCCTGCTTTTTAAATTTGTCTTCCATGGTTAATTATGTTTCTTCCATGAATCCCAACCATTGCGTAATTGTTCTTTCCGGGCTTAAAGGAAAGGTCTCCTTAGAAGATGCTTTGTGCGGAGGAGCGGTGGTAGAAAGGTTGGCAGACAGGGTACCAAGCGTAGATTTTGACGACGGGGCAAGAATAGCATTTGGTTTCTGGAAGTTGATGGATAAGGATGCAAAAAAAATTGCTTTGTCCACTCACGCCCGTGAACTTATGAAGCTGGGCATGGAAAAAGATGTAGAGTTTTGCAGCAGGAAAGATTGTTCAAAAGCAGTAGGTGTAGTTTATCAAGGTATAGTAAAACCTGTATAG